The nucleotide window AGGACCGCATGTGCGAAAGCGCAGCGTTCACGTCGAGCATGACGTCCTTGCCGTCGACCAAGATCGGTCGGTTAGCCCGGTTGCGCAGGGCCACGTGCAGGACCGGGCGGTTCTCGGTGACGTTGATGCGGGCGCCGGCGAACATGCGGTCGCGCTTGCTCTCGACGTCACAGGCGCGGGCCAATTCGCGCAGCAGCGCCATGGTGTGGTCGGTGACGCGGTTCTTCGAATAATCCAGCAGCAGATCGCCCAGACGCAGCGACAGCCGATCGAACCGGTCGGGCTCGCGCGCAAACAGCTCGCGCATGTGCAGGCCGACGACCTGTTTTTGGTGTTGCTCCAATGCTCCCCATGCTTGTTCCCGCGTCATGCCGGCCATATCAGCGCACATCGGGGCGCGTCGCAACCGCTGGAGCCGACGGGCTGTATTGGCCTATCGGTGGCCAGACGGCGCCGAGCTGGTTACCGCGGCGCCGCCGACCACGTCCACCACGCCGACGGTGCGTTCGGGATCCGCTCGGCGGAAGACACCAGGCGATCGCCGACGTTCGTAAAAAACTGTCGGTGGCGGCCCGATAATCAGCAGCAAAATTCAGGGCACAAGCAAAAATTGGCGGCGGCCCTCGGCGTGGCCGGCCTTTTTTGCGTGGGTCGCTTTCGTTTGCGAAACGCATTCTCCTTTTGACGAAAGGCGGTTCACTGAGGATGCTAGCCGCGAAATGGACCCTCTCGCGGCCGCCGCCGGCCTGGACGCCCTGCCCCCCGGCACCAAGCTGGGCCGATATGAAATCCGCCGCCTGATCGGGCGCGGCGGCATGGGCAGCGTGTACGAGGCGCTCCACCGCGATCTCAAGAAGCGGGTCGCCATCAAGACGCTTTTGCCCACGCTGGCTGCCAACCCGGACGCCAAGACGCGTTTCCTCCGCGAAGGCGAGGCGGCCTCGCGCATCCGCCACCCCCACGTCGTCGACGTCACCGACGTCAGCTCGGACGGCCCGATCATCTATCTCGTGATGGAGTACCTGGAAGGCGAGGACCTGGGCAAGCTGATCGGCCGCCGCGGTCCGCTGGGCGTCAGCGAGACCGCCGACATCATGCTGCCGGTCGCCGCCGCCATCGCCACCGCGCACGAGCAAGGGGTGATTCACCGCGATCTCAAGCCGGAGAACATCTTTCTGGCCCAGGGATCAATGGGCGGCGTGGTGCCCAAGGTGCTGGACTTCGGCATCTCCAAGGTTTCATCATCGGGCGATCTGCGCACCATGGCCCTGACCGGCACCGGTGCGACGTTCGGAACCACGTTTTATCTGCCGCCCGAACAGCTGCGCGGAGCCAAGCAAGCCGACGCCCGCAGCGATCAGTATGCGCTGGGTACGATCCTGTATGAATGCCTGACCGGCCAGCGCGCGTTCGAGGGCGAGAACCTGTACGCCGTCCTGAAAGACATCGCCGAGAGCCGCTATCGTCCGGCCGCCACCTTGCGCCCGGACATCCCACCGGCGCTGGACGCGGTCGTCAACCAGGCCATGAACCTCGAGCCGACCACCCGTTATCCGTCGGTGCGCGAGCTCGGCTCGGCGCTGCTGGCGTACGCCGGGCCGAGCGCGCAGATGATGTGGACGCCGTTCTTCGGCGTGCCCGTGCCCGAGATGAATTTCGCCGGCAGCGGTCCCATCGAAGGCGCGCCGCCCACCCATCGCAGGGGCGATCTTCTTTCAGACCCGGCTTTCGGAGCCACGCCGCCGCCTACCGCCGATCCGCCCGGCCGCCGCAGCACCGCCGGCGGGACGCGCGTCTTGCCGTCGACGCCGTCGCCCGACGTTCGCCCCGGCGGCTCGCCGCACCGGCTGGAGAGCAGCACCACTTTCCGGCACGCCACCGGCGAATCCACGCTGTCGTCACTGCAACCGCGGCGCTCGCGCTTGCCGCTGGTGGTGGGCCTGGGTGTGGTGGCGGCGGTGGGCGCGGTCTTCGTCATCATGCGTCCGGATATCGTCGCGCCGGCGCGCCAGACGACGACGCCGGTGGTCCCACCCGAGCCGAAGATGTTCCGGGTCGAGGTGGTCACCGAACCAAGCACGGCGGTGATCGAGCTCGACGGCCAGCCGGTCGGCACCGGCGCCTTCGCCCGCCGCCTTCCCATCGATGGCAGCGAGCACGAAGTGGTCGCGCACGCGCGCGGGTATCGCAACGCCTCGGTGCGCTTCACCGACACGCCGCCGCCGCGGGAGCTGGCGCTGGAAGCGATCGCCGCCCCGGCGCCGCCGCTGGCAGAACAGCCGCGCCCGCACGATCCGATCGGGGAACCCACCGCCGCGAGACCCGACAAGGCGGGCCACGGCCACCACCACCACGGCGCGGGAAAACCGGGCGCGTCCGAACACGCCGACGACAGCCGGCCGCCGCCCGCCCGGCCGACCGGCCAAGGCAAGAGCGGCGATGGCGCCCAGCTTCCCAACAACGCGCCCATCGTCGAATAACAGCCGCCGCCAGCGCCGAATAACAGCCGCCGCCGGCGCCGAGTAAAAGCCGCCGCCGGCACCGAGTGATCGGCGCCGGTTTCGCTATTGCGCACCTTGGCTGTTTGCTGGCAAGCTC belongs to Polyangia bacterium and includes:
- a CDS encoding serine/threonine-protein kinase, with amino-acid sequence MDPLAAAAGLDALPPGTKLGRYEIRRLIGRGGMGSVYEALHRDLKKRVAIKTLLPTLAANPDAKTRFLREGEAASRIRHPHVVDVTDVSSDGPIIYLVMEYLEGEDLGKLIGRRGPLGVSETADIMLPVAAAIATAHEQGVIHRDLKPENIFLAQGSMGGVVPKVLDFGISKVSSSGDLRTMALTGTGATFGTTFYLPPEQLRGAKQADARSDQYALGTILYECLTGQRAFEGENLYAVLKDIAESRYRPAATLRPDIPPALDAVVNQAMNLEPTTRYPSVRELGSALLAYAGPSAQMMWTPFFGVPVPEMNFAGSGPIEGAPPTHRRGDLLSDPAFGATPPPTADPPGRRSTAGGTRVLPSTPSPDVRPGGSPHRLESSTTFRHATGESTLSSLQPRRSRLPLVVGLGVVAAVGAVFVIMRPDIVAPARQTTTPVVPPEPKMFRVEVVTEPSTAVIELDGQPVGTGAFARRLPIDGSEHEVVAHARGYRNASVRFTDTPPPRELALEAIAAPAPPLAEQPRPHDPIGEPTAARPDKAGHGHHHHGAGKPGASEHADDSRPPPARPTGQGKSGDGAQLPNNAPIVE